GATATCTGCCGCGGTCGTTCCAAAAACGATTGAGTTTCCAGCAAAGAAAGATCCGCCCACAACGATGCCCGGCGAAGGATTTACATCCAAACGCCCGACAAACGCGGGATCGCCGAGCTTCGACCGGGCGCCACTTTGCCGGCCACTGCGCAGTCCTGACGACGTGAAGTTGGCTGCATTCAGTCCCGCAACAACATAACCGCGATAGTTGAAAATGCCATGGCTTCCAACAAAACCAGCGCCATTTTCCCTCCAGGTCGTGGGAATGATCACGTTCTCTGTCAACGGCCGATGAGTACCCAGATAAGAATTCGGCTCATGAAATTCGTTGATCAATCCCATCGGCAGCAAAACCATACCTCCACGTAAAGTAATAGATTCGTTCATTGCAAAATCCAGATGAGCGAATTCGACCGCCACCGATCCACCCAGATCCGTATTAGCGTGTTCAAATTCAATCTCGGAATTGAACAAAATCCTTTCATTGAAACGATAACCAAAGTAAACAACGGCACGCACAAAGTCGATCTGGTCCGTCCGTCCTGACGCCGCACCAGCATCGGTTTCACTATCGAAATTCTCATAAAGCATCTCGCCATAACCCGCAAGCGACGGTCCCTGCTTCTTTGTATACACTGTGGCAGCCGAGCTTCCCAGCCCCAGAGATTTTCTTTTCGATTCATCCAGTTCTGTTTCTGCCTCTTCTCCGCTACGCAATTTCTCCACTTCGGCAGCCAGAATCTCCAATTGTCTCCGAATCTCCTGTACGCCGCTTGAGTCCGTTGTGGAGGTGGCAGCAGCCAGTTGCTTTTCAAGCTGTTCGATCCTCTGTTCAAGTTTTTTGATCTTCTCCTCTTGAGTTTCTCCCCATACGAACGATACACATAAAATAAAGATCACTCCAAACAGCACGCTCTTTAACATTCATATTCTCCTAATCTTGAAAACTATTTTCATAATCGTTTTCAGAATTCGTGAGTATACCCTCAGAAAAAGCAGGATGTCAATAGGGGAAATGAATGGACGTTGACACTAAATATTGTAGAACTTTATAATTACGATCTTATGTTGTCGAATGAAATGAGACGTTCGAAGAGAACGAATCCGTTTCATTTTTTGAGTAGAGGCAGATGAGAGGGATTCGCACTCACAAACCCCGCGTCGATCACTCCGTCTCTCTTCCTTCCCCTGGCAGATTGAGCAGCCGCGTTCTTGTATTAAACGCCACATACGAACCAGTTCACATTTGCAATGTTTATCGCGCCATTGTCATGATTTTTAAGGGTGTTGCTGTCATGCAGGAACAGGGTCTTTTTCATCTTCGGTCAGTTAGCTCCAGCTATCCAGCGCCTTCAGTGATCCGTCTGATTCACTTTGTCCATATTCCTTTCCGCAAGAAGCTGGCTTCGAAAAACAACATCCTGATTCGGGACCGTTTCTCCTGCCAGTACTGCGGAAAACCGCTGAAGTCGCAGGAAGTAACGCTGGATCATATCGTTCCAAAGTCCCGCGGGGGGGAATCGAACTGGGAGAACCTGGCCGCCTGCTGCCCCAGTTGCAATGTCCAGAAAGGGAGCCGTCTCCCGGAAGAAGCCGGGCTCACTCTGTTGAAGGATCCACGGAAGGGCTCAACCTATCACTTCATCCATCTGCTTCGCCATTACGGGAGCGTGGATGAGAAGTGGAAAAAGTACCTTTTCTATTCGTAGACCATGGCATCGACCGCCACCAAAGTTGTCCTGATCGGCTGCGGCATAGTTCTGGTCATCGGAATCATCATCATCGCTGCAGGTGGATTCTTTGTGCGAAGCAAGTTCAAGGAATTCACCGAAGGTACAAGCGACGTTGAGAAAACCACGAAACAGTTGAGCCAGAATTATCCATTTACTCCACCGGCCAATGGAGTGATCACCGAATCACAGATGCAAAGGTTTCTCGCAGCCCGCAAACAGATTTTTAGTGTTTATAAACGTTATGAAGGGGAACTTAAGAAACTGGATAAAGACAAGCCCGACCTTTCTGTTTTAACGAAAGGATGGAGCTTCTGGAAAGACCTCCGTGCGGAGCACGCAAAGGCGCTTGCAGCGCAGAAGATGTCGCCTGAAGAGTATCAATACATTGTGAATGCTGTGTACAAAACATGGCTCGCCAGCGGAACAAAAGAAGTTTTAAAGGATCAATCTTTCAGTGATGCGGCGGAAAAAAATCTGCGTGACATGATTGAATCCATTGATAAGCAACTGAAAGATCCGGCGACACCGGACGCCACAAAAAAAGCGCTTCAGACAACGCGCGACCAATTGCAATCTCAGTTGGATAATCTTTCCAAGAATTCTGCGTTAAAAAAGATGGACTCCACGCTCGATTCGGTTCCGAACGAAAACCTCGCCCTCTTCAAGAAGTACGAAAAGGAAATCGTCCAGTATTCAATGGCAGGCCTGGAATCAGTCGGTTTGTAACACCTTCGCTCTGTAGTGGCAGAGCATTTGCTCGCAGGAAAATGTCTGTTCTAATTTGAGCAAACTTTAGGATAACACGCTCGTTTATAGACTACGGCAAATGCTCTGCTACTACGCCGCGGTAAAAAAAGTACATTGCCACCATCTGAACCAGGTGGTAGATGTCATTAAAGTTGAAGTGTTCATGCAGCTGCATGCCGCTTCTTTGGATCGCCGCACCGGCAAAAGAAATCAACACCCCAACAACAAGCCAGAAATTTTTGTGAAAAATCGCCATCAACAGGATGGCAATCATCGCCGGCACATAGTTGTAGATCACGTATCTAAAATCGTTGCTGCCCGAAACGATGTAAACATAAACACCGAATTGAAGGATCGTGATACCGAGAAAAATATTTTTCCAGGGGTCCGGCATGTACACGCGAAACGTCGCAAACAGCATGAGCAGAGTCGCGAGACCGATTGTGTACAGTGTGATTTTCCATATGGCTTCCGCTGCAGGAACGCTCAGATTGCTGATGAATCCGTGATACGTCCCTCCGGCTGCTGCGGCAATGGCAAGCATGAAAAAAGAGATGGCCCAAATTGGGTTGTTTCTAATCAGGAGTGCGCCGAAGAAAATGCATTCGGCGGCCAGAAGATAATCGGTGATTGTTGTGGTGGGCTCAGTCACTAGGCCATTCGGAACTCGGACCCGCCACATTCCGGGCAAGCAGAAATTTTCCTGCGCCGTTTCACTTCCTGGATTTTGCTGCAGCCTGCGCAAACAAAAACTCCCTTATCCACAACCTGTCCCGCATGATAAGTGGGTTTATCAGACAAACTTGCTTCCAGATTATCCGCAGCCCTTTTGATCGCGGAAGCCAGGCCCTCAAGAAATTGAACACCGATTTGTTTCCCCTTTCGGAAAGACGCGTCAGCTTCCAAACGAATCCGCATTTCTTGAACTTTCTGAACGGTTTGTTCCCAATCCGCTTTCACGCGG
The window above is part of the bacterium genome. Proteins encoded here:
- a CDS encoding HNH endonuclease translates to MRGIRTHKPRVDHSVSLPSPGRLSSRVLVLNATYEPVHICNVYRAIVMIFKGVAVMQEQGLFHLRSVSSSYPAPSVIRLIHFVHIPFRKKLASKNNILIRDRFSCQYCGKPLKSQEVTLDHIVPKSRGGESNWENLAACCPSCNVQKGSRLPEEAGLTLLKDPRKGSTYHFIHLLRHYGSVDEKWKKYLFYS
- a CDS encoding zinc ribbon-containing protein, which gives rise to MSKKQEKKKSFRDFQEDFVILLEEGFRTAGRITKREFDRTAETIKAKLENKYGKEKVEDFSNRVKADWEQTVQKVQEMRIRLEADASFRKGKQIGVQFLEGLASAIKRAADNLEASLSDKPTYHAGQVVDKGVFVCAGCSKIQEVKRRRKISACPECGGSEFRMA